A window from Flavobacterium sp. 83 encodes these proteins:
- the dapF gene encoding diaminopimelate epimerase has translation MQIEFYKYQGTGNDFVMIDNRQGFFPKDNIQLIARLCDRRFGIGADGLILLENDPETDFKMVYYNSDGNQSSMCGNGGRCLVAFAKKLKVIEDNTTFIATDGLHHASVADNGIVSLQMIDVDEVKITPEYVFMNTGSPHHIQLVEDLEHYNVKENGASIRYGELYGKQGSNINFVKKVDDSTFSLRTYERGVEDETLACGTGATAVAIAMNALGETKANSIDLNVEGGKLVVSFDKNEGHFTNVFLKGPAEFVFKGTIEI, from the coding sequence ATGCAAATAGAATTTTATAAATACCAAGGAACAGGAAATGATTTTGTGATGATTGATAACCGTCAGGGATTTTTTCCAAAAGATAATATTCAATTGATAGCTCGCTTATGTGACAGGCGTTTTGGTATAGGTGCAGACGGTCTTATTTTATTAGAAAACGACCCTGAAACCGATTTCAAAATGGTCTATTACAACTCAGATGGAAATCAAAGTTCCATGTGCGGTAACGGCGGAAGATGTTTAGTGGCTTTCGCCAAAAAACTAAAGGTTATTGAAGATAATACTACTTTTATAGCGACAGATGGTTTGCATCATGCTTCAGTTGCTGACAATGGAATAGTTTCATTACAAATGATAGATGTAGACGAGGTGAAAATCACTCCAGAATATGTGTTTATGAATACGGGTTCTCCACATCACATTCAATTAGTGGAAGATTTAGAACATTATAATGTCAAAGAAAATGGAGCGAGCATTCGATACGGTGAATTGTATGGAAAACAGGGAAGTAATATCAATTTTGTAAAAAAAGTAGATGATTCTACCTTTTCTCTTCGTACTTACGAAAGAGGAGTTGAAGATGAAACCTTGGCTTGTGGAACTGGAGCAACTGCAGTAGCAATCGCAATGAATGCATTGGGTGAAACAAAAGCGAACTCGATAGATTTGAATGTAGAAGGAGGGAAATTAGTGGTTTCTTTTGATAAAAACGAAGGACATTTTACCAATGTTTTCTTGAAAGGACCAGCAGAATTTGTGTTTAAAGGAACGATTGAGATTTAG
- a CDS encoding GNAT family N-acetyltransferase: MITLKGENIYIRALEPNDLEFVYAIENDQSIWEVSNTHTPYSRFLVKQYLENAHQDIYEAKQLRLAICQDQDFPAFGLIDLFDFDPKNNRAGVGIVIQGSENRKQNIGSEALGLLIRYAFHHLNLHQLYANIGTENVASNALFTKFGFEKIGVKKDWNLVNGIYKDEAIFQLINHTGASELV, encoded by the coding sequence ATGATAACATTAAAAGGTGAAAACATCTATATTCGTGCACTTGAACCCAATGATTTGGAGTTTGTTTATGCTATTGAAAACGACCAAAGTATTTGGGAAGTGAGTAATACGCATACGCCTTACAGTCGGTTTTTGGTAAAGCAATATTTGGAAAATGCACATCAGGATATTTATGAAGCAAAGCAATTGCGATTAGCCATCTGTCAGGATCAGGATTTTCCGGCTTTTGGATTAATCGATTTATTTGATTTTGATCCAAAGAATAATAGGGCAGGAGTTGGAATTGTAATTCAAGGCAGTGAAAACCGCAAACAGAATATTGGTTCAGAAGCATTAGGGCTATTAATTCGGTATGCTTTTCATCATCTCAATCTCCATCAATTATATGCAAATATTGGGACAGAAAATGTAGCAAGTAATGCTCTTTTTACTAAATTTGGTTTCGAAAAGATAGGAGTGAAAAAAGATTGGAATTTAGTGAACGGCATTTATAAAGACGAAGCGATTTTTCAGTTAATTAATCACACGGGCGCCAGCGAACTGGTGTAA